A region from the Arachis ipaensis cultivar K30076 chromosome B01, Araip1.1, whole genome shotgun sequence genome encodes:
- the LOC107607184 gene encoding uncharacterized protein LOC107607184, whose protein sequence is MADAQSPFASELLRMVTELQQANQRMAQKNQRMAYQIAELNNARIENNNGRQPQQEDEEHQSDPSHVSETIRIQPQDEKVQPEDKDKEPDNSVGPFTPDVMSFEMPRRFTLPMTLTPYDGLGDPKKFLKKFRSIMIVNGASDPVLCRCFPSYLDGPALDWFCALPAGSISRFQELAKLFEDHFVGSAIYLHDSDYLNTIKQGQNESLKDYMTRFTKVAMSIPNLHPDVHLHAIKSGLRPGKFQETFPIAKPKTLAEFREKAKGQIDVEELRQARKADKTQYRDKDKIQNNKKNFKLTPRFESYTQFNTKREDIIKEILNSKLIKPPRKAGTYQDTRNIDKSKYCTFHQKHGYTTDECVVAKDLLERLARQGHLDKYISGHMKKSTPSSTRNTSSEPQYRGKEKASSSPYEPPRGVINCISGGYASGGASSSARKRSVRAMYSVEGTQ, encoded by the coding sequence ATGGCCGATGCACAATCTCCTTTTGCGTCCGAACTCCTTCGAATGGTGACCGAGCTACAACAGGCAAACCAGCGCATGGCGCAAAAAAATCAGAGAATGGCTTATCAGATCGCTGAGTTGAACAACGCTCGGATAGAAAACAATAATGGCCGTCAACCACAACAGGAAGACGAGGAACACCAATCTGATCCTTCACATGTTTCCGAAACTATTCGGATTCAACCACAAGACGAAAAAGTGCAGCCTGAAGACAAAGATAAGGAGCCCGACAATTCTGTGGGACCCTTCACACCAGATGTGATGAGCTTCGAGATGCCACGAAGGTTCACCTTACCAATGACTCTTACCCCCTATGACGGGCTTGGTGACCCAAAGAAGTTCCTCAAAAAGTTCCGATCAATAATGATCGTTAATGGTGCATCTGATCCTGTCTTATGTCGTTGCTTTCCATCTTATTTGGATGGCCCTGCACTTGACTGGTTTTGTGCTTTGCCTGCAGGTTCAATCTCCAGGTTCCAGGAGCTGGCCAAGCTATTTGAAGATCATTTTGTTGGATCTGCTATTTATTTGCATGACTCAGATTATCTGAACACGATAAAGCAAGGCCAGAATGAGAGCTTGAAGGACTATATGACTCGCTTCACGAAGGTCGCAATGAGCATACCAAACCTCCACCCCGATGTCCATTTGCATGCCATCAAAAGCGGACTCCGGCCAGGAAAGTTCCAAGAGACCTTCCCTATAGCCAAGCCGAAGACCCTGGCCGAGTTTCGCGAAAAAGCCAAAGGACAAATCGATGTAGAAGAACTCAGACAAGCTCGAAAAGCCGACAAAACACAATACAGGGACAAGGATAAGATACAAAACAATAAGAAGAATTTTAAACTAACTCCTCGATTTGAATCCTATACACAGTTTAACACAAAGCGGGAAGACATCATCAAAGAGATCTTGAACTCAAAATTGATCAAACCCCCGAGGAAGGCCGGAACTTATCAAGACACAAGGAACATAGATAAATCTAAATACTGTACTTTCCACCAGAAGCACGGCTACACCACTGACGAATGTGTGGTCGCAAAAGACCTTTTAGAGCGACTAGCTCGGCAAGGTCACCTCGACAAATACATCAGTGGCCATATGAAGAAGAGCACGCCATCCTCTACTAGAAACACTTCGTCAGAACCGCAATATCGGGGAAAAGAGAAAGCGTCTTCAAGCCCATATGAACCACCTCGAGGTGTAATTAACTGCATCTCAGGTGGGTACGCAAGCGGAGGAGCATCAAGCTCGGCTCGAAAGAGATCTGTTCGGGCAATGTATTCAGTGGAAGGAACTCAATAA
- the LOC107630620 gene encoding maspardin, which yields MKGVFSAPGDYIHFKSQVPLHKIPIGTKQWRYYDFGPKAVPPLICLPGTAGTADVYYKQIMSLSMKGYRVISVDIPRVWNHTEWIQVFEKFLDAIDVHHIHLYGTSLGGFLAQLFALHRPRRVRSLVLSNTFLETRSFSAAMPWAPIASWTPSFLLKRYVLTGIRDGPHEPFIADSVDFVVSQVETLSREDLASRLSLTTADASVGPLLLSDSAITIMDTNDYCAIPQLLKDQLSERYPEARRAYLKTGGDFPFLSRPDEVNLHLQLHLRRVGVEARPDLVHNIPKDGLGGSSGKEKNGDDTDKSRKDGEGTSGNPSTEREIPHSPESTGSNNLDNQPLESEECCHLNHQVALYVFPSGLTKEKHFVPTETRVHFMWEYAVLFYLLRYISSLYIIDNYSLEFRQVM from the exons ATGAAAGGCGTCTTTTCGGCGCCCGGTGATTACATCCACTTCAAGTCTCAAGTCCCTCTTCACAAAATCCCC ATTGGCACGAAGCAATGGCGATATTATGATTTCGGTCCAAAAGCTGTGCCTCCACTTATTTGTCTCCCTGGAACAGCTGGAACAGCTGATGTATACTACAAACAGATCATGTCGTTGTCCATGAAG GGTTACCGTGTCATATCTGTTGACATTCCTCGTGTATGGAATCATACAGAGTGGATTCAAGTATTTGAAAAGTTCTTGGATGCTATTGATGTACACCAT ATACATCTATATGGAACATCACTTGGTGGGTTCCTGGCACAACTTTTTGCTCTGCATCGTCCAAGAAGAGTTCGGTCTTTGGTTCTATCAAACACATTTTTGGAGACACGGAGTTTCTCTGCTGCAATGCCATGGGCTCCAAT TGCGAGTTGGACCCCCTCTTTTTTGCTTAAGCGATACGTTTTAACAGGAATTCGTGATGGTCCCCATGAACCATTTATTGCGGATTCAGTTGACTTTGTTGTTTCTCAG GTGGAAACACTCTCAAGAGAAGACTTGGCCTCCAGACTGTCGTTGACAACAGCCGATGCTTCAGTTGGCCCCCTTCTTCTTTCAGATTCAGCTATCACCATAATGGAT ACCAATGACTACTGTGCAATTCCTCAACTACTTAAAGACCAATTGAGTGAAAGGTATCCGGAGGCTAGACGTGCATATCTGAAAACGGGTGGAGATTTTCCTTTCCTTTCACGGCCAGATGAGGTCAATTTACATCTTCAG TTGCACCTTAGGCGTGTCGGTGTGGAAGCTAGGCCAGACTTGGTTCATAATATTCCAAAAGATGGTCTTGGAGGAAGTTCTGGCAAAGAAAAAAATGGAGATGATACAGACAAGTCACGTAAGGATGGTGAGGGAACTTCAGGAAATCCATCCACTGAACGTGAGATACCTCATAGCCCTGAAAGCACGGGATCCAATAATTTAGATAACCAGCCACTCGAAAGCGAAGAATGCTGTCATTTGAATCACCAAGTTGCGTTATATGTCTTTCCCAGTGGTTTGACAAAGGAAAAACACTTTGTGCCTACAGAAACTCGTGTACATTTCATGTGGGAATATGCTGTTCTTTTTTATCTTCTTCGTTATATCAGTTCATTGTACATTATCGACAACTATTCTTTGGAATTTAGGCAAGTTATGTAA